In the genome of Leptospira dzoumogneensis, one region contains:
- a CDS encoding general secretion pathway protein GspC, with the protein MNAIFIEFRKHTFYVLIPVVIFFSFSLAYLCRGILLLFLTPNVQTGSSTSAPRRPVAENSITIEMSKEMVTGSLFRGSLAPPPGETALGADGTPEGPPDTGEGEEMRVTGTLSGHWSFARVTILEKGKQNAEEFAMGEAVGGYKVKSILLNHVVLEKGGQSLKVEIGQTPGEARAKLGAQADVPGGPPAADTVRKILSRQDVNRKLANVAELYKGKFGPYLENNTIAGYKIYSIGSDHIFYSLGARTGDVVRRVNGMPLNDTVKMMEIWNSLKTADKVSVDVERMGKVLSYEFIIRN; encoded by the coding sequence ATGAACGCAATTTTTATCGAATTCAGAAAACATACATTCTATGTTCTGATCCCAGTCGTGATATTTTTCTCCTTCTCTTTAGCATATCTTTGTAGAGGGATACTTCTGCTTTTTCTGACCCCGAATGTGCAAACAGGTTCCTCTACTTCGGCTCCCAGAAGACCGGTCGCGGAAAATTCGATCACAATCGAAATGTCCAAGGAAATGGTAACAGGTTCTTTATTTAGGGGAAGTTTAGCTCCACCTCCGGGGGAAACTGCCTTAGGTGCGGACGGCACTCCGGAAGGTCCTCCGGATACCGGAGAAGGCGAAGAAATGAGAGTCACCGGAACCTTAAGCGGTCACTGGAGTTTCGCCAGAGTTACTATTTTAGAAAAAGGGAAACAAAACGCGGAAGAATTCGCGATGGGAGAAGCGGTTGGAGGATACAAGGTAAAGTCCATTCTTCTCAACCATGTGGTCCTGGAAAAAGGAGGCCAATCCCTCAAAGTGGAGATAGGCCAAACACCTGGAGAAGCTAGGGCCAAATTAGGAGCCCAGGCAGATGTCCCAGGAGGACCACCTGCAGCCGATACAGTTCGTAAAATTCTGTCCAGACAGGATGTGAATAGAAAATTAGCTAACGTAGCCGAACTTTATAAGGGAAAATTCGGTCCTTATTTGGAAAATAACACGATCGCCGGTTACAAAATTTACAGCATAGGCAGCGATCATATTTTTTACTCTTTGGGAGCTAGGACCGGAGACGTGGTGCGACGGGTAAACGGAATGCCCTTAAACGATACGGTGAAAATGATGGAGATATGGAATTCCCTAAAAACGGCCGATAAAGTATCCGTAGACGTAGAGAGAATGGGCAAAGTATTGTCCTATGAATTCATCATCCGGAATTAG
- the gspD gene encoding type II secretion system secretin GspD translates to MRKTDLRSRYLRNAAFAFLLLLSVNESLMSQGKKGSKRSTTTPTAEDTKEKTFYANWRDTELNDFLKGMSAILKKNILLDESLKGKKITIISQKEIPIKNAFPFMKAVLESMGFAIVEEVDLITIVKLKDALARSPYVRVGKEPIPETEALDNRIITQIIPVENVKPEELEPILKRLTSPNTDIIVYRNTNTIVLSGSTADINKLLTLVNELDVRPDETTPGAVASAGDVHIYTLEFSEAEKIAATLIKLDNPVVGDLPLPSGAPGAPPPPAPKVEKIKAVAHKESNSVIVTATEAEWNEIRKIIRVLDSARKQVLLEVLIVELSSTDTNDFGIDWRFQGQGPYSQFNSGLAKEGNIINSSGRINPNLNTLSGFSLGFVQAGAQQILGILSANQGNENFNVLSAPQVLTLDNQEAEINVGQDVPVRTQSRNAGLGGANAVTVDNYEYRPTGIKLKFTPHVNKNNRITLDLLQEIKNIASIALAGGNPTFNRREVKTTITIDNRQTIVIGGLISNDKQKRLIKIPLLGDIPYLGWIFRRTTEQLKKTNLMVFITPHILDNRELADKMTVKKKLQQERYEIERERVLNKEATIKERGE, encoded by the coding sequence ATGCGCAAAACAGATTTACGATCCAGATATTTGAGAAACGCAGCATTTGCGTTTTTACTTCTTCTTTCGGTGAACGAGAGTTTAATGTCTCAGGGCAAAAAAGGAAGTAAAAGAAGTACGACCACTCCAACAGCGGAAGATACAAAGGAAAAGACCTTTTATGCAAACTGGAGAGATACGGAACTGAATGATTTTCTAAAAGGGATGAGCGCAATCCTAAAGAAAAACATCCTTTTAGATGAGAGTTTAAAAGGTAAGAAGATCACGATCATCTCTCAAAAAGAGATCCCGATCAAAAACGCATTTCCATTCATGAAGGCGGTTTTGGAATCCATGGGGTTCGCAATCGTAGAAGAAGTGGATCTGATCACTATCGTAAAATTAAAGGATGCACTTGCCAGATCTCCTTATGTAAGAGTGGGCAAGGAGCCTATCCCGGAAACGGAAGCGTTAGATAATCGTATTATCACCCAGATCATTCCGGTAGAAAATGTAAAACCGGAAGAATTGGAACCTATCTTAAAAAGATTAACTTCTCCTAATACCGATATTATCGTTTATAGAAATACGAATACGATCGTACTTTCCGGTTCCACTGCGGACATCAATAAACTTCTCACTTTAGTGAATGAGTTGGATGTAAGACCGGATGAGACTACACCTGGGGCGGTCGCTTCTGCGGGTGATGTTCATATTTATACATTAGAATTTAGTGAAGCGGAGAAGATCGCGGCCACTCTGATCAAGTTGGATAATCCGGTAGTAGGGGACTTACCTCTTCCAAGCGGAGCACCAGGCGCGCCACCTCCTCCTGCTCCTAAGGTGGAAAAGATCAAGGCAGTCGCTCATAAAGAATCCAACTCAGTGATCGTAACCGCGACTGAAGCGGAATGGAATGAGATCCGTAAAATTATCAGAGTTCTAGATTCCGCCAGAAAACAAGTCCTACTAGAAGTATTGATCGTGGAACTTTCTTCCACGGATACGAATGACTTCGGTATCGACTGGAGATTCCAAGGACAGGGTCCTTATAGCCAGTTCAACTCAGGGTTAGCTAAAGAAGGAAATATCATCAACTCAAGTGGTAGGATCAATCCAAACTTGAACACTTTATCCGGATTCTCTCTTGGTTTCGTACAAGCTGGTGCGCAACAGATCTTAGGTATCTTAAGTGCGAATCAAGGAAATGAGAACTTCAACGTATTATCCGCTCCTCAAGTTCTCACTTTGGATAATCAAGAAGCGGAGATCAACGTAGGACAAGACGTTCCAGTTAGGACCCAAAGCCGTAACGCTGGTTTGGGCGGTGCAAACGCAGTTACGGTGGATAACTACGAATATCGTCCAACAGGTATTAAATTAAAATTCACTCCTCACGTGAATAAGAATAACAGGATCACTTTAGATCTTTTACAAGAGATCAAAAACATCGCCTCCATCGCACTTGCGGGCGGTAACCCAACCTTCAACAGAAGAGAAGTGAAGACTACTATCACCATCGACAATAGACAAACCATTGTGATCGGGGGTTTGATCTCCAATGACAAACAAAAACGTCTGATCAAGATCCCGTTATTAGGAGATATTCCTTATTTAGGTTGGATCTTCCGTAGAACTACCGAGCAGTTAAAAAAGACCAATTTGATGGTTTTTATCACTCCACATATCTTGGATAATCGCGAACTTGCTGATAAGATGACTGTTAAGAAGAAGTTACAGCAAGAAAGATATGAAATTGAAAGGGAAAGGGTTCTAAATAAGGAAGCCACCATCAAGGAACGCGGAGAATAA
- a CDS encoding prepilin-type cleavage/methylation domain-containing protein, translating into MARVSFKRKNPLKKRQGFTILEMTLAFALAAGWLLYVLMVVSEGIRLKKVAALQIEATHLAKIKMAQIDSATILQADTSSGDIPGYQDWRFTTIIKEENLDLLKMAGKDSGKTPEDLLGGTNSSMNQLIAKRTGNNQGSATGGLIAVFHIYVTIEYPTGGRDNQGIPVKEQYTIETYKARMN; encoded by the coding sequence ATGGCACGAGTAAGTTTTAAAAGAAAAAACCCGCTTAAGAAGAGACAAGGTTTTACAATTTTAGAAATGACCTTGGCGTTCGCACTCGCCGCGGGTTGGCTTCTCTACGTACTCATGGTGGTTTCAGAAGGAATCAGACTGAAAAAAGTGGCGGCTCTTCAGATAGAAGCAACCCACCTCGCAAAAATTAAAATGGCTCAGATAGATTCTGCCACCATTCTACAAGCGGACACTAGTTCGGGAGATATTCCAGGCTACCAAGACTGGAGATTTACAACAATCATCAAAGAAGAGAATTTAGATCTTCTAAAAATGGCGGGAAAAGACAGCGGCAAAACACCGGAGGATCTGCTCGGCGGCACAAACTCCAGCATGAACCAACTCATCGCAAAAAGAACAGGTAATAACCAAGGCTCCGCGACCGGCGGACTTATCGCAGTATTCCATATTTATGTAACGATAGAATATCCTACGGGCGGAAGAGACAACCAAGGAATTCCGGTAAAAGAACAGTACACGATCGAGACCTATAAGGCGAGGATGAACTGA
- a CDS encoding type II secretion system protein: protein MGPRAKGRIRSGFTLIELGVAVFLIGVMFALVLPSLVNLLTPGAQEEAMLLHDVVNFCFRRAKINQRTVYLQLNVDTETYTIIDMERDETGLKEVPVFQDRELPSSSAIVDVMDGRGYRYNTGKVRIPFSPMAVAEDFYIHLGPDPEITRTLIIKRYGGKSEIEDGEVTVSKEQLEEYKRSEQYGTSKF, encoded by the coding sequence ATGGGCCCAAGAGCGAAAGGCCGGATCCGTTCCGGCTTCACATTGATCGAATTGGGAGTCGCAGTATTCCTGATTGGTGTGATGTTCGCTCTTGTGCTTCCTTCCTTAGTTAATTTACTCACACCAGGCGCCCAAGAAGAAGCGATGTTATTGCATGACGTTGTGAACTTCTGCTTTCGCAGGGCAAAGATCAACCAGAGAACGGTTTATCTTCAGTTGAATGTGGATACTGAAACTTATACGATCATAGACATGGAAAGGGATGAGACCGGTCTAAAAGAAGTTCCGGTATTCCAAGACAGAGAACTCCCAAGCTCATCTGCGATCGTAGATGTGATGGATGGAAGAGGTTATAGATATAATACGGGAAAGGTCCGAATTCCATTCTCTCCGATGGCAGTGGCCGAAGATTTTTATATCCATTTAGGTCCTGATCCTGAGATCACAAGAACACTCATCATAAAACGTTATGGCGGAAAATCCGAAATAGAAGACGGAGAGGTGACCGTTTCCAAGGAACAATTGGAAGAGTACAAACGCAGCGAGCAATATGGCACGAGTAAGTTTTAA
- a CDS encoding type II secretion system protein GspG has product MKTGNKRRKGFTLIELAIVVAILGALMTIILVSVDFGGVSIETAKMKIKKDKQELRLHLERYASKFGSYPSEEQGLDALVERPTTGEIPETWIPMVSSKDSINDPWKNPYKLRYDGAGEIQIITFGQDKTEGGEGLNSDFDITKEEQYPPQFTSASGAKK; this is encoded by the coding sequence TTGAAAACGGGAAACAAACGGAGAAAAGGATTCACTCTTATCGAATTAGCGATCGTTGTCGCCATTTTAGGTGCTTTGATGACTATCATTCTTGTCAGCGTGGATTTTGGTGGAGTGAGCATCGAAACCGCGAAGATGAAGATCAAAAAAGACAAACAAGAACTTAGATTACATTTGGAAAGATACGCTTCCAAATTCGGAAGTTATCCTAGCGAAGAGCAGGGTTTAGACGCGTTAGTGGAAAGACCAACTACCGGAGAAATTCCTGAGACCTGGATCCCAATGGTAAGCAGCAAGGATTCTATTAACGACCCTTGGAAAAACCCATACAAACTCAGATATGATGGAGCGGGTGAGATCCAGATCATCACTTTTGGTCAGGATAAAACAGAAGGTGGAGAAGGTTTGAATTCGGACTTCGATATCACTAAAGAAGAGCAATATCCTCCTCAATTTACTTCTGCATCCGGCGCTAAAAAATAA
- a CDS encoding type II secretion system-associated lipoprotein produces the protein MHEMVRFFAFLLALFTIQCGTRLIKKEKLFEINEHYQDKIYSLKKDTKVSMTETFKKGMLVRIYVESTPSLIKVKCFPADQKREHAIGRLIAYQVNDDLEKKTISIEDLDKIVANELTEYKKKK, from the coding sequence ATGCATGAAATGGTGAGATTCTTCGCTTTTTTACTGGCTCTATTTACCATACAGTGCGGGACCAGGCTGATCAAAAAAGAGAAGTTATTCGAGATCAACGAACATTACCAAGATAAGATATACAGCCTCAAAAAAGACACAAAAGTCTCTATGACCGAAACTTTTAAGAAGGGAATGTTGGTCCGAATCTATGTCGAATCGACTCCTTCCCTGATTAAAGTGAAATGTTTCCCCGCTGACCAGAAAAGGGAACATGCTATCGGCAGGCTGATTGCTTATCAGGTGAACGATGATTTAGAGAAAAAGACCATCAGTATAGAGGATTTGGATAAGATCGTTGCAAATGAGCTCACGGAATATAAAAAGAAAAAGTAG
- a CDS encoding M23 family metallopeptidase, with translation MSSRNIKRKSSRRSPLGSRRHPDAADIKYVKRTILCLPIISAMLSSALSADPLKNYENAINDYANKDSSFFTDKEERKIKQLFSQSPEEWEEDKYSSLSYHKDKSNLELPSFISINPIVSSKIVSQSGFIIKSYIVKPKDTLFRIAKSLKTTAAKISEANGLNKGSVLKVGQSLSVPVKVGNASRQKIEYKRVFITPVLGARFSSRYGKRKDPFHTGGGGYHTGIDMAGPQGAPILASADGVVSFAGVNGGYGNSVIIDHPNGYRTMYAHCAKITVEEGTKVKAGTVIGAVGRTGSATGSHLHFEVFYNGKRINPEVALRKTLKIVTNLDPGKVAKL, from the coding sequence ATGAGCTCACGGAATATAAAAAGAAAAAGTAGCCGTCGTTCCCCCCTAGGTTCAAGAAGGCATCCCGATGCGGCCGATATTAAATATGTGAAACGGACGATTCTTTGCCTTCCCATTATATCCGCCATGCTTAGTTCTGCTTTATCGGCCGATCCACTCAAGAATTACGAAAACGCGATCAACGATTACGCGAATAAGGATTCTTCCTTCTTTACGGATAAAGAAGAACGTAAGATCAAACAATTATTCTCCCAATCCCCGGAAGAATGGGAAGAAGACAAATATTCTTCTCTTAGCTATCATAAAGATAAATCCAATCTGGAACTTCCTTCTTTTATCAGTATCAATCCGATCGTTTCTTCCAAAATCGTCAGCCAAAGCGGCTTTATTATAAAATCCTATATCGTAAAACCTAAGGATACTTTATTCAGGATCGCAAAATCCTTAAAGACCACTGCCGCTAAAATCTCGGAAGCAAACGGTTTAAATAAAGGTTCCGTTCTAAAAGTAGGACAAAGCTTAAGTGTTCCTGTGAAAGTAGGAAATGCTTCCCGCCAAAAGATAGAATACAAAAGAGTATTCATCACTCCTGTTTTAGGCGCTAGATTTTCTTCCAGATACGGTAAAAGAAAAGATCCATTCCATACAGGTGGAGGAGGTTATCATACCGGAATAGATATGGCTGGCCCTCAAGGAGCACCAATACTTGCTTCCGCTGATGGAGTGGTAAGTTTTGCCGGAGTAAACGGCGGTTACGGAAACTCAGTCATCATAGATCATCCAAACGGTTATAGAACCATGTATGCGCATTGCGCTAAAATTACAGTGGAAGAGGGAACGAAAGTGAAAGCCGGCACGGTCATAGGTGCCGTAGGTCGTACAGGCTCCGCCACAGGTTCCCATCTCCATTTCGAGGTGTTCTATAACGGAAAAAGGATCAATCCTGAGGTGGCACTTAGGAAAACCTTAAAAATTGTTACTAACCTGGACCCAGGCAAAGTAGCGAAACTTTAA
- a CDS encoding type II secretion system F family protein yields MALFTYTAFNKKGKEEKGIIDAPNIQSARAKLKSKGFYVRQISEDAERKDRELFPFLAKLLYRVPKKIIGLFSRQLGTLLGAGIPLDKSLSSIIEQTDHEVFRKVVIAMQADITEGSSLSDSMRKHPDIFPNQYPSLVSVGERTGDYETALMRLAEMEEKNLQLKGKVTTALVYPGIIFCLLQIVIIFLLTTVVPQIEHLFVEFNATLPVITRIVIGSSRLLTGYWFLIFPMIGAGVVGFFFYKSTPEGKEKWEKFVLKIPIIRTLNKKVLISNFARNLGILLTNRVPLIISLQIVEQIVDHSVFGQEIRNACDRIREGEKLSAAFTGSEILPQLVLGMMSAGEVSDRVPEMLNKLAEIYDQEVDSALKNATQAIEPLMLVFMGFAIGIIMAAIIVPMFSLTQNLQGI; encoded by the coding sequence ATGGCACTTTTTACTTATACCGCGTTTAACAAAAAAGGAAAGGAAGAGAAGGGGATCATAGACGCCCCCAATATCCAATCCGCAAGGGCTAAACTTAAATCCAAAGGTTTTTACGTTCGCCAGATTTCCGAAGACGCGGAAAGAAAGGACAGAGAACTTTTTCCATTCCTAGCGAAACTTCTCTATCGAGTTCCTAAAAAGATCATAGGTCTTTTTTCCAGACAACTTGGAACTTTACTAGGTGCGGGAATTCCCTTAGACAAATCACTCTCCAGTATTATTGAACAAACGGATCATGAAGTATTTCGTAAAGTAGTGATCGCAATGCAGGCGGATATAACGGAAGGAAGTTCTCTATCCGATTCGATGAGAAAACATCCGGATATATTTCCAAATCAGTATCCTTCTCTTGTTTCCGTAGGAGAAAGGACAGGTGATTACGAAACAGCACTCATGCGTCTTGCTGAGATGGAAGAAAAAAACCTGCAGCTAAAAGGTAAGGTCACCACTGCACTTGTTTATCCAGGAATTATTTTCTGCCTTTTACAGATCGTGATCATATTTCTACTCACCACGGTTGTTCCCCAGATCGAACATTTATTCGTGGAATTTAATGCAACTCTTCCAGTGATCACTCGGATCGTGATCGGAAGTTCCAGACTTCTAACAGGTTATTGGTTCTTGATCTTCCCTATGATTGGTGCAGGAGTTGTGGGCTTCTTCTTTTATAAATCCACTCCGGAAGGTAAGGAAAAATGGGAGAAGTTCGTTCTTAAGATCCCGATCATCCGAACACTTAATAAAAAAGTACTTATATCCAATTTTGCCAGAAACCTAGGAATACTTCTTACAAATAGAGTGCCATTGATCATTTCTCTCCAAATTGTAGAACAGATCGTTGATCATTCCGTTTTCGGACAAGAAATTCGAAATGCTTGCGATAGAATTCGAGAAGGAGAGAAACTTTCGGCAGCGTTCACTGGGTCAGAGATATTACCACAATTAGTCTTAGGTATGATGTCTGCCGGAGAAGTTTCTGACAGGGTCCCTGAGATGTTGAATAAACTCGCGGAGATCTACGACCAAGAAGTGGATTCCGCTTTAAAAAATGCGACCCAAGCAATCGAGCCGTTAATGCTTGTTTTTATGGGTTTTGCGATCGGTATCATTATGGCGGCGATCATCGTTCCGATGTTCAGCTTGACCCAAAACTTGCAAGGTATATAA
- a CDS encoding YifB family Mg chelatase-like AAA ATPase has product METCKLTKFLGASLEGILPFPVSVEINIKRGIPRFQITGLPSPSIKESSDRIRIAIENSGFEYSLQNILVHLAPAGRKKEGTYLDLPIAAGILYLTEQLPPSEKLEQFLFLGELGLDGSVKPLKGILPILSELKNLGFTVAVVPFGNRQEASLLGKFPVYSISHLKDLVSLAKGEIKPEPKGEIRIRSEVLAWKSEFHKSQLPAIRAIQIASAGSHHCLLSGPPGAGKTMLAKLAHGFLPRINEKEGIELLGIRSLQGILSDTEVERPFRSPHHTSSDISLVGGSSSLRMGEVSLAGNGILFLDELSEFHSRNLQALREPMEEGKITISRISGSITYPASFLFIGATNPCPCGYYQTLIKECTCTVASIRNYQSPFTGPFLDRIEIFYHLGFSGSTDGEKVSINLKSIRDSIQSAADMQYRRLFRETGKLYNGRLRGEEVERMIPLSKECEVYFWKAVHKQKFSIRKVAHFRKLARTIADLEGSEDILLRNMEEALVFLNSGWSPENRAVT; this is encoded by the coding sequence ATGGAGACATGTAAACTGACCAAATTTCTGGGGGCTTCCCTGGAGGGAATCCTTCCCTTTCCGGTATCCGTAGAGATCAATATAAAAAGAGGGATCCCAAGATTCCAGATCACTGGGCTTCCTAGTCCTTCTATCAAAGAATCCTCGGACAGGATAAGGATCGCGATAGAGAACAGTGGGTTTGAATATTCTCTCCAGAATATCCTAGTCCATCTAGCTCCTGCAGGCAGAAAAAAAGAAGGTACATACTTAGATCTTCCGATTGCAGCTGGGATTTTATACTTAACGGAACAATTACCTCCTTCTGAAAAACTAGAACAGTTTCTTTTTTTGGGAGAACTAGGACTGGACGGTTCTGTAAAACCTCTGAAAGGAATTCTACCTATACTTTCCGAATTAAAAAATCTAGGTTTTACGGTGGCAGTTGTTCCTTTTGGAAATCGGCAGGAAGCATCCCTACTCGGAAAATTTCCGGTCTATTCAATCTCTCATCTAAAAGATTTAGTCTCTTTAGCTAAGGGAGAAATTAAGCCTGAACCTAAAGGTGAGATAAGGATCAGATCGGAGGTTCTCGCCTGGAAATCTGAATTCCATAAAAGCCAATTGCCTGCGATCCGAGCAATTCAGATCGCGAGTGCAGGATCTCACCATTGTTTGTTGTCGGGCCCACCGGGTGCTGGAAAAACAATGCTCGCGAAATTGGCTCACGGATTTCTTCCCAGGATCAATGAGAAAGAAGGAATAGAATTATTAGGAATACGTTCTTTACAAGGGATACTTTCAGACACGGAAGTAGAAAGACCTTTTAGGAGTCCACACCACACTAGCTCCGATATCTCACTCGTCGGAGGTTCGAGCAGCTTAAGAATGGGAGAAGTTTCACTAGCCGGTAATGGAATACTATTCTTAGATGAACTCTCAGAGTTCCATTCTCGTAATCTACAAGCTCTACGAGAACCGATGGAAGAAGGTAAAATTACAATCTCCCGGATCAGCGGTTCAATCACCTACCCCGCTTCCTTTTTATTCATTGGAGCCACCAATCCTTGTCCTTGCGGATATTACCAAACTTTAATAAAGGAATGTACTTGTACTGTTGCAAGTATACGGAATTATCAGTCCCCTTTCACCGGACCATTTTTGGATCGGATCGAAATATTCTATCACCTAGGTTTTTCAGGAAGTACAGATGGGGAGAAGGTTTCCATCAATTTAAAATCAATCCGAGACTCCATCCAATCCGCTGCAGATATGCAATACCGAAGATTATTCAGAGAAACAGGAAAACTATATAACGGAAGATTAAGAGGAGAAGAAGTAGAAAGAATGATCCCACTTTCCAAGGAATGTGAAGTATACTTTTGGAAAGCTGTTCACAAACAAAAGTTCAGCATTCGTAAGGTAGCTCATTTTAGAAAGTTGGCGAGAACGATTGCGGATCTGGAAGGTTCTGAGGATATTCTTTTGAGGAATATGGAGGAGGCCCTTGTTTTCCTGAATTCCGGATGGTCTCCGGAAAACAGGGCCGTAACCTAA
- the gspE gene encoding type II secretion system ATPase GspE, with amino-acid sequence MKTLGDILVEDGVISAKDLEDSLKLQKKNHLPLGHILQKKGIAGEVDVLKAMARLYKMEFREKLDFKGMEEVYDRIPLKLIQKSKIVPFELNKKNVKIAVSDPTDLHPMDDVRSALKEFKIEFILAPEPEVMRLIHSQFDNTSAAAKDMLNEMEGSFSELAEGFDNETIDLSDDAPIIKMVNVILSQAVNERASDIHVEPYEKSLVVRYRIDGILHNVLTPPKSYHAGITSRIKIMSNLNIAENRLPQDGRIKLRLAGKDVDIRVSTIPCQFGERIVMRLLNKTDQKYSLETMGFYPDLVKTLRTLIYEPHGIILVTGPTGSGKSTTLYSALTELNTEERNIITCEDPVEYQIDGVSQMQMQEKIGLTFATGLRAILRQDPDVIMVGEIRDEETARIAIQASLTGHLVFSTLHTNDAASAATRLVDMGIEPYLITSTVLGFMAQRLVRTICKECKTSYKPTPQELESIGIAKKDLKGGVLYKGKGCSHCMNTGFKGRTGVYELLIINTPIKNAILAGSDTNSINDIALENGFATMRDYGIRKVLDGVTTPDEVLRVT; translated from the coding sequence GTGAAAACTCTAGGTGATATTCTCGTAGAAGACGGGGTCATATCCGCCAAGGATCTAGAAGACTCTCTTAAACTACAAAAAAAGAATCATTTACCCCTAGGACATATTCTTCAGAAAAAAGGGATCGCAGGAGAAGTAGACGTTCTCAAGGCGATGGCCCGTTTATACAAAATGGAATTCAGGGAAAAACTGGATTTCAAGGGAATGGAAGAAGTTTACGACCGTATCCCTCTCAAACTCATCCAAAAGAGTAAAATAGTTCCTTTCGAACTAAATAAGAAAAACGTTAAAATTGCGGTGTCTGATCCTACCGATCTTCACCCGATGGACGACGTTCGTTCTGCATTAAAAGAATTTAAAATAGAATTCATACTCGCACCTGAACCGGAAGTGATGAGACTCATTCATTCCCAGTTCGACAACACTTCAGCCGCGGCGAAAGATATGTTGAACGAAATGGAAGGCAGCTTCTCGGAACTTGCAGAAGGTTTCGATAACGAGACAATCGATCTTTCCGACGATGCTCCGATCATCAAGATGGTGAACGTGATACTTTCTCAAGCGGTAAATGAGAGAGCTTCGGATATTCACGTAGAACCTTACGAAAAAAGCCTAGTGGTCCGATACAGGATAGACGGTATTCTTCACAATGTATTAACTCCACCTAAATCTTATCATGCGGGGATCACTTCTCGTATTAAGATCATGTCCAACCTGAACATTGCGGAGAACAGATTACCCCAAGACGGTAGGATCAAACTTAGGCTTGCAGGAAAGGATGTGGATATCCGGGTTTCCACAATTCCTTGTCAGTTCGGAGAACGTATCGTTATGCGTCTCTTGAATAAGACCGACCAGAAATATTCACTGGAGACGATGGGATTTTATCCGGATCTTGTTAAAACACTCAGAACTCTTATCTACGAACCTCACGGTATTATCTTAGTAACAGGTCCTACCGGATCCGGAAAATCCACCACATTATACTCGGCTCTCACAGAGTTGAATACGGAAGAAAGAAATATCATCACCTGCGAAGACCCGGTGGAATATCAGATAGATGGCGTTTCCCAAATGCAAATGCAGGAGAAGATCGGGCTCACATTCGCAACCGGACTAAGAGCTATTTTACGTCAGGACCCGGACGTGATCATGGTGGGGGAGATCCGGGACGAGGAAACTGCAAGGATCGCCATCCAAGCTTCCTTAACGGGTCACTTAGTGTTCTCCACTTTGCACACGAATGATGCCGCTTCCGCCGCTACAAGACTTGTGGATATGGGAATTGAACCTTATCTGATCACTTCTACGGTGCTTGGATTTATGGCCCAGCGACTTGTTAGAACTATATGCAAAGAATGTAAAACTTCTTATAAACCGACTCCTCAGGAATTGGAATCCATCGGAATTGCAAAGAAGGATCTGAAAGGTGGAGTTTTATACAAGGGAAAAGGTTGTTCTCATTGTATGAATACCGGATTTAAAGGAAGAACAGGAGTTTACGAACTTCTGATCATCAATACTCCGATCAAAAATGCGATCTTAGCCGGATCGGATACGAATAGTATCAATGATATCGCCTTAGAAAATGGGTTTGCCACAATGAGAGATTATGGTATCCGAAAAGTATTGGATGGAGTCACCACCCCGGATGAAGTTCTAAGGGTTACTTAA